In Roseisolibacter agri, a genomic segment contains:
- a CDS encoding SufS family cysteine desulfurase: MSTSASILSATITGAHVEPVASRDAFPLLAADPALHYLDSAATAQKPRVVLDALRDYYETANANPHRGAYRLSVAATEAYHAARARVARFVGLADADCLLFVRGTTEAMNLVTGSWGRANVGAGDEVVVTAMDHHATFVAWQQLARAQGATFRIAELTPDGRVDLEHLASLVNARTKVVAFPHVSNALGTVNPVREIVALVRERSNAVLVCDGAQGVPHLPVDFDRLGVDFYAFSGHKVGGPMGIGALLGRRALLEAMPPWQYGGDMIAVVGDQETTWNALPHKFEAGTPNVGDAVGLAAACDFLAGLGMDAVIAHERALVRLAMARLAEIEGLTVHGPAADQRSGVVSFSMADVHPHDLATILDERGVCIRAGHHCAQPLMRRLGVPATARASFWVYSDAGDVDALVDGLQAARRLFGA, translated from the coding sequence ATGTCCACGTCCGCCTCGATCCTTAGCGCCACCATCACGGGCGCCCACGTGGAGCCCGTCGCATCGCGCGACGCCTTCCCGCTCCTCGCCGCCGACCCCGCGCTCCACTACCTGGACTCGGCCGCGACGGCGCAGAAGCCGCGCGTGGTGCTGGACGCGCTGCGCGACTACTACGAGACCGCGAACGCGAACCCGCACCGCGGCGCGTACCGCCTGAGCGTGGCTGCGACCGAGGCGTACCACGCGGCGCGCGCGCGCGTGGCGCGCTTCGTCGGGCTCGCGGACGCCGACTGCCTGCTGTTCGTGCGCGGCACGACCGAGGCGATGAACCTCGTGACCGGCAGCTGGGGCCGCGCGAACGTCGGCGCGGGCGACGAGGTCGTGGTGACGGCGATGGACCACCACGCGACGTTCGTGGCGTGGCAGCAGCTCGCGCGCGCGCAGGGCGCGACGTTCCGCATCGCGGAGCTGACGCCCGACGGGCGCGTGGACCTGGAGCACCTCGCGTCGCTCGTCAACGCGCGCACGAAGGTCGTCGCCTTCCCGCACGTCTCGAACGCGCTCGGCACCGTGAACCCGGTGCGCGAGATCGTGGCCCTCGTCCGCGAGCGGTCGAACGCGGTCCTGGTGTGCGACGGCGCGCAGGGCGTCCCGCACCTGCCGGTGGACTTCGACCGACTGGGCGTGGACTTCTACGCGTTCAGCGGGCACAAGGTCGGCGGGCCGATGGGGATCGGCGCGCTGCTGGGCCGCCGCGCGCTGCTGGAGGCGATGCCGCCCTGGCAGTACGGCGGCGACATGATCGCCGTCGTCGGCGACCAGGAGACGACGTGGAATGCGCTCCCGCACAAGTTCGAGGCGGGGACGCCGAACGTCGGCGACGCGGTGGGGCTGGCCGCGGCCTGCGACTTCCTGGCGGGGCTCGGGATGGACGCGGTGATCGCGCACGAGCGCGCGCTGGTGCGGCTGGCGATGGCGCGCCTCGCCGAGATCGAGGGCCTGACGGTGCATGGCCCGGCAGCCGACCAGCGCAGCGGCGTCGTCAGCTTCTCGATGGCCGACGTGCATCCGCACGACCTGGCGACGATCCTGGACGAGCGCGGCGTGTGCATCCGCGCCGGGCACCACTGCGCGCAGCCGCTGATGCGGCGGCTGGGCGTGCCGGCGACCGCGCGGGCGTCGTTCTGGGTCTACAGCGACGCGGGCGACGTGGACGCGCTCGTGGACGGGCTGCAGGCGGCCCGCCGCCTGTTCGGGGCCTGA